From one Heptranchias perlo isolate sHepPer1 chromosome X, sHepPer1.hap1, whole genome shotgun sequence genomic stretch:
- the LOC137307198 gene encoding zinc finger CCCH domain-containing protein 10-like, translated as MPDNGTEEAGPSTDDICRDFLRNVCNRGKRCKFRHPDANEMSTLGLLSSDLPVNKGEIPICHDYQKGDCQRGPKCKFLHVKRDEYGYENQGMAHSQVFSPLARRYDRYDDLYSRGYDADHYDGYDTHMKRRRMEGMGFEVYDYGMQNPGAADYRFLKEENLMLQKRVEDLQKQVSNLMATNELLLEQNANLRNQVKMGMMTPMTPMTSMTPMTPTATATAGRFTTQ; from the coding sequence ATGCCAGATAACGGCACCGAGGAGGCTGGCCCCAGTACTGATGATATTTGCCGTGACTTCCTGCGCAACGTCTGCAACCGCGGTAAGCGCTGCAAGTTCCGCCACCCAGACGCTAATGAGATGTCCACCCTTGGCCTTTTATCTTCTGATCTACCCGTTAATAAAGGTGAGATTCCGATCTGCCACGACTATCAGAAGGGTGACTGTCAAAGAGGGCCCAAATGTAAGTTCCTGCACGTAAAGCGCGACGAGTACGGTTATGAAAACCAAGGTATGGCGCACAGCCAAGTGTTTTCTCCCTTGGCACGCAGATATGACCGCTATGATGACCTCTACTCTAGAGGTTATGATGCTGACCACTACGATGGCTACGACACCcacatgaagaggagaaggatggAGGGCATGGGGTTTGAAGTATACGACTACGGCATGCAGAATCCAGGCGCAGCTGACTACCGGTTTCTGAAGGAAGAGAATCTCATGCTGCAAAAGCGCGTTGaggatctccaaaaacaggtgtCAAACCTGATGGCCACCAATGAGCTCCTCCTGGAGCAGAATGCAAATCTCCGCAACCAAGTGAAGATGGGAATGATGACTCCCATGACCCCCATGACCTCCATGACACCTATGACCCCCACAGCCACTGCAACAGCTGGGAGATTCACCACCCAGTGA